The following are encoded together in the Phragmites australis chromosome 19, lpPhrAust1.1, whole genome shotgun sequence genome:
- the LOC133900596 gene encoding F-box protein At5g25290-like, protein MEMCIRDGMMSLGCLCRLVLRALPKILAFSPSLLKTVQRDDHAHPPLMESAIVGSESLGLPQDILMDIFALLEIPDLVRAGSVCSSWHAAYTSLCVTGPCRLQQTPCLLYTSESAGARAAGLYSLTEKKAYTVTLPDPPIRSRHIIGSSYGWIITADERSELHLVNPITGEQIALPSVTTIEQVKPIFDHEGAVCNYEYSWYTGDDIISDTPSIFVPSKLRDFLFYKAFLSSDPAMGDYFVVLIHNPHSQLSFARAGDDKWTWLPPHSDYADCFFKGGLLYASTLLGEIHTIDLGDPAVTQEIFLGKVKDIYYERIYIVQAPCGELLQIWRSDADDEYDSDLEIEFDRESYVSITSAIKVHKVEPTSKKLVEISSLGENVMFLGHNQSLCLRAEEYPQLKANHVYFTDDDDLYIMGFQNNRRDIGVFDLENNSSDEIVSPQLWSNWPAPVWLIPNPRSISLASRN, encoded by the coding sequence ATGGAGATGTGCATCAGAGACGGGATGATGAGCCTAGGCTGCCTGTGCCGTCTGGTCTTGCGAGCTTTGCCCAAGATCTTAGCTTTTTCTCCCAGTTTACTCAAGACAGTCCAAAGAGATGACCATGCTCATCCACCACTCATGGAGTCAGCTATTGTGGGCAGTGAATCGCTGGGGCTGCCGCAGGACATCCTGATGGATATATTTGCCCTCCTGGAGATCCCTGACCTTGTGCGTGCAGGATCAGTCTGCTCCTCATGGCACGCCGCCTACACCAGTCTGTGCGTCACTGGACCTTGCAGGCTGCAGCAGACACCATGCCTCCTGTACACCTCTGAATCTGCCGGTGCGAGGGCCGCAGGTCTTTACAGCCTCACGGAGAAGAAGGCCTACACAGTGACTCTCCCAGACCCGCCTATCCGTAGTAGGCATATCATCGGCTCCTCCTATGGTTGGATCATCACTGCAGATGAGAGGTCTGAGCTGCACCTAGTCAACCCCATCACCGGCGAGCAGATTGCCTTGCCATCGGTCACGACCATCGAGCAGGTGAAGCCAATCTTTGATCACGAAGGCGCCGTGTGCAATTATGAGTATTCGTGGTACACTGGAGATGATATCATTTCAGACACACCGTCAATCTTTGTTCCTAGCAAGCTGCGGGATTTCCTCTTCTATAAGGCCTTTCTGTCTTCGGATCCGGCCATGGGAGACTACTTCGTGGTGCTCATCCACAACCCACATTCGCAGCTTTCGTTTGCAAGGGCAGGGGACGATAAGTGGACCTGGTTGCCACCACACAGCGACTATGCAGACTGCTTTTTTAAGGGGGGGTTGTTGTATGCATCCACTTTGTTAGGGGAAATCCATACAATCGATCTTGGTGACCCTGCAGTCACACAGGAGATATTTTTGGGCAAGGTGAAAGATATTTATTACGAGAGAATTTACATTGTTCAAGCTCCTTGTGGTGAGCTGCTGCAAATATGGAGGTCTGATGCAGATGATGAATATGATTCAGACTTGGAAATCGAGTTTGACCGTGAATCTTATGTGTCCATTACCTCCGCGATCAAGGTTCATAAAGTGGAGCCTACATCAAAAAAGCTTGTGGAAATAAGTAGCTTGGGTGAGAATGTGATGTTTCTCGGGCACAACCAATCACTTTGCCTCCGTGCTGAAGAATATCCGCAGCTGAAGGCAAATCATGTCTACTTCACTGATGATGACGATCTCTATATTATGGGATTCCAAAATAACCGTCGTGATATTGGTGTATTTGACTTGGAAAATAATAGCAGCGATGAAATAGTATCCCCTCAGCTTTGGTCCAACTGGCCAGCCCCTGTGTGGCTGATTCCGAATCCCAGGAGCATAAGTTTAGCATCGCGCAATTAG
- the LOC133900650 gene encoding uncharacterized protein LOC133900650: MPPPAAPAAHNAQASSRASSSSSSAADPNPKRTHPNATAGGGAAASTPPDPSPSINGGANRSPLLPAPHPHPHPHHVLGAPQPPPLVSLLPPPRPLLTVAAVEAVMAAIPPPPRYGLEDLDRRTVALSDGTVRTYFALPHEPPPQLRQPPPPIPAHLLAPPSIPAHLFAPPPAPRLVPDRWDPPPPVTAAAAGLLPMPVPKRKWEDQANGGAPGEPSGRQQQQKPEERRDAKQVKVEVTGVDAKALKSAFLKMVKVINESEADKKNFRANGKLFQLKCTVCGRDSIDLHALLNHAYHAKNPEHRADHLGLHKALCVLMGWNYSVDPVHKNAYQSLSTADAEDSQGDLILWPPTVIIENTYKSKNDGQKDGMSNKEMESKLREMGFASADVQVQPLVGKDGQRSMQVKFPCSLDGLNKALRLVELFEREGHGRAAWACIRSIAPTADGGNNPMLVKVDGKGQRTWVLYGYLATAWDLDILDPESKQNATVKSRKELDLD; the protein is encoded by the exons ATGCCTCCGCCCGCGGCGCCTGCGGCGCACAACGCGCAGGCTTCCTCCAGGGCGtcgtcctcctcgtcatcaGCCGCCGACCCCAATCCTAAGCGCACCCACCCCaacgccaccgccggcggcggcgctgccgcATCCACGCCCCCGGACCCGAGCCCGAGCATTAACGGGGGGGCCAACCGCTCCCCTCTGCTCCCGGCCCCGCACCCGCACCCGCACCCGCACCACGTCCTGGGCGCGCCCCAGCCACCGCCGCTTGTGTCGCTGCTGCCCCCACCGCGGCCTCTGCTCAccgtggcggcggtggaggccgtCATGGCCGccatcccgccgccgccgcggtacGGGCTCGAGGATCTCGACCGACGCACCGTCGCGCTCTCCGACGGCACCGTGCGCACCTACTTCGCGCTGCCCCACGAGCCCCCGCCGCAGCTCCGCCAGCCTCCGCCGCCCATCCCCGCGCACCTCCTCGCCCCGCCGTCCATCCCCGCGCACCTCTTCGCCCCGCCGCCGGCCCCGCGTCTGGTCCCTGACAGGTGGGACCCTCCACCGCCCGTGACGGCAGCCGCTGCGGGTCTGCTTCCAATGCCGGTTCCGAAGCGGAAGTGGGAGGATCAAGCCAATGGTGGCGCCCCGGGGGAGCCCTCGGGgcgccagcagcagcagaaacCTGAGGAGAGGCGTGATGCGAAgcaggtgaaggtggaggtgacagGGGTGGATGCGAAGGCGCTGAAGAGCGCCTTTCTTAAGATGGTCAAGGTGATAAATGAGAGTGAAGCGGATAAGAAGAATTTCCGGGCCAATGGGAAGCTCTTCCAGCTGAAGTGCACCGTCTGTGGAAG GGATTCTATAGATTTGCATGCACTTCTCAATCATGCATACCATGCAAAGAATCCGGAGCATCGCGCTGATCATCTAGGGTTGCACAAAGCTTTATGTGTTCTTATGGGTTGGAATTACTCCGTAGACCCTGTTCACAAAAACGCATACCAATCATTATCTACTGCCGACGCTGAAGATAGTCAAGGAGATCTTATTTTATGGCCACCAACAGTCATCATTGAGAACACATACAAGTCAAAGAACGATGGACAAAAGGATGGCATGAGTAATAAAGAGATGGAAAGCAAGCTCAGAG AAATGGGCTTTGCCAGCGCCGATGTGCAGGTGCAGCCACTCGTTGGAAAGGATGGGCAGAGATCCATGCAAGTGAAATTTCCATGCAGCCTGGATGGTCTCAACAAGGCGTTGCGGCTTGTTGAGTTATTTGAGCGCGAAGGCCATGGGCGAGCAGCTTGGGCTTGCATCCGGAGCATCGCTCCCACTGCTGATGGGGGCAACAACCCCATGCTGGTGAAGGTGGATGGTAAGGGGCAACGGACATGGGTTCTGTACGGCTACTTGGCCACGGCATGGGACCTCGACATTCTAGACCCGGAGTCGAAGCAGAATGCTACTGTAAAGAGCAGAAAAGAGCTCGATTTAGACTAG
- the LOC133901043 gene encoding uncharacterized protein LOC133901043 translates to MAEPWVILGRIPRVATDDAEAGHDANADFFVPVALPPRVTVLTAARSAHPDRERPDTYPYILAAGPECLLVHFSAKPFCGAHFGVNPHESYLVLSRRFRMAAGEITASAERVSDRPVSMPAIRNIQSIGLVPYDLGRGYMIADLQVDKGSDRAKLLRFQSGRDQWFETDLRCPLDAQDREWVPAGVVSLDHKFWWFDLSWGILSCDPFVADPELLFHGLPQGRDLDMAGPDIHDHRCITVSQNELRYVEVTPEVDDVGEAATVFMWTWTPALGGRTGRWEVAYEMSFAEIWNDDSYHLTGLPEKVPVLAVVCPSNPNLVYFSLDHHLFGVNMPLHTVVELETYELVTTACPTTASCRYVLAWDLPPCVATGNACLHFYKCYCAS, encoded by the coding sequence ATGGCGGAGCCGTGGGTGATCCTTGGCCGCATCCCCCGCGTCGCCACCGACGACGCGGAGGCGGGGCACGACGCCAACGCCGACTTCTTCGTCCCGGTCGCGCTGCCGCCGCGGGTCACCGTCCTCACCGCGGCCCGGAGCGCTCACCCCGACCGCGAGCGCCCCGACACGTACCCCTACATCCTCGCCGCCGGCCCCGAGTGCCTCCTGGTGCACTTCTCCGCCAAGCCCTTCTGTGGCGCGCACTTCGGCGTCAACCCCCACGAGAGCTACCTCGTCCTGTCGCGCCGCTTCCGCATGGCCGCGGGCGAGATCACGGCCTCCGCCGAGCGCGTCTCCGACCGCCCCGTCTCCATGCCCGCTATCCGAAATATCCAGAGCATCGGCCTCGTCCCCTACGATCTCGGGCGCGGCTACATGATCGCCGACCTCCAGGTCGACAAGGGCAGCGATCGCGCCAAGCTCCTCCGCTTCCAATCCGGCCGCGACCAGTGGTTCGAGACGGACCTGCGGTGCCCCTTGGACGCGCAGGACCGGGAGTGGGTTCCCGCAGGGGTGGTCTCCCTCGACCACAAGTTCTGGTGGTTCGACCTCTCGTGGGGGATCCTCAGCTGCGACCCCTTCGTCGCGGACCCCGAGCTGCTCTTCCACGGCCTCCCGCAGGGCCGGGATCTCGACATGGCCGGGCCGGACATCCATGACCACCGCTGCATCACGGTGAGCCAGAACGAGCTGCGGTACGTGGAGGTCACCCCTGAGGTCGACGACGTCGGCGAAGCAGCGACGGTTTTCATGTGGACGTGGACCCCCGCTCTCGGCGGCAGGACTGGGAGGTGGGAAGTGGCGTACGAGATGAGCTTCGCGGAGATCTGGAACGACGACAGCTACCACCTCACTGGGCTGCCAGAGAAGGTCCCCGTGCTCGCGGTCGTGTGCCCGTCGAATCCCAATCTGGTCTACTTCTCGCTGGATCACCATCTCTTCGGCGTCAACATGCCCCTGCACACAGTCGTGGAGTTGGAGACGTATGAATTGGTGACAACGGCATGCCCGACGACGGCCTCCTGCCGCTACGTCCTCGCTTGGGACCTGCCACCCTGCGTCGCCACAGGTAATGCATGCCTACATTTCTACAAATGCTACTGTGCTAGTTAG